The genome window GACATGCTGCCCTTCGATGAGGTGAATGCGAGGATCTGGGACATCGGGGCCGAGGTCTTTTTGCCGTGCGCCGCCAGTCGCCTGGTGACCAAGGACCAAGTGGACCGCATGGCCAAGGCCGGCCTGGAAGTGATCAGCAGCGGCGCCAACGTGCCCTTTGCCGATCCGCAGATCTTCTACGGCCCCATAGGCGAGCATGCGGACGGCCTTGCGAGCGTGATCCCCGACTTCATCGCCAACTGCGGCATGGCCCGCGTGTTCGCTTATTGCATGCAGCCCGGCAACGCGTTATCGGACAAGGCCATCTTCGAGGATGTGAGCAACGTGATCGGCAAGGCCATTGAAGATTGCCAGGCCCGCAACAACCAGCGCAAGCACCTCACCCGCACCGCGTTCGAGATCGCCCTCGCCAAGCTCAACTGATATACTTCAGCACGGCCGCGCGCCGTTCCATCACAACCCGACACCATGCACTTCCCGCTCTTCACGCAGATCGAACAGGCCCGCGAGGTCCTGGAACAGACCAGTTCAGCCGGACCGGTCGAACCTGTCATCGAGACCATCTCCATCTGGCAGCTCATCGTCGATGGCGGCTGGTACATCATGGGGCCACTGGGCATCATGAGCCTGATCGCCATCTACCTCATCATCGAGCGCTCCATGGCCATACGCCGCGCGCTCCGCGAGGACAAGGACTTCATGAACAAGATTCGCGACTACGTGCACGAAGGCAAGATCGACAGCGCCCGGAACCTGTGCGCGCAGACCAGCACACCTGTGGCGCGCATGCTCGACAAGGGCCTCAGCCGCGTGGGCAAGCCGCTGAAGGACATCGAGGTGAGCATCGAGAACGCCGGCAAGCTCGAGATCTACCAGCTGGAGCGCGGCCTGCCCGTGATGGCCACCATCTCCGGCGCCGCGCCCATGCTCGGCTTCCTCGGCACCGTGATCGGCATGATCGTCACCTTCCACACCATGAAGATCAGCGGCGCAGGCGTTGAGATCAGCCAGCTCAGCGGCGGCATCATGCAGGCCATGGTCACCACGGTGGCGGGCCTCGTGATCGGCATCATCGCCTACGTGGCCTACAACACGCTCACAGCGCGCGTGAACAAGGTGATCCAGAAGATGGAAGCCACCACGATCGCTTTCATGGACGTGCTCGAATCACCCGCCAAGTAACATGGGCCTGCGCAGCACACATAAGGTCGATGCGGGCTTCAGCATGAGCTCCATGACCGACCTGGTCTTCCTGCTGCTCATCTTCTTCGTGATCGTGAGCACGCTGGTGAGCCCGTATGCCCTTCCTGTGGACCTGCCCAAGAGCGCCAACAAGACCAAGGAGAAGCCCAAGGTGGCCGTTCGCATCGACGCCGAGCAGCACTACAGCGTGAACAACCGCATGATCGAACCGGCGGACCTCGAGGGGGTACTGAAGGACGAAATGAGCAAGCACCCAGCGGACCAGGCCGTGGTGATGCACGTGGACCAGAGCGTGCCCACCGGCATCACCGTGAGCGTGCTCGACATCGCCAAGCGCAACAAGTGGAAGATCATCCTGGCGACGAAACCGGAATGATCATGGCACGCGGATCTCAATAGACTCCGGCAACGTCGATCCTCCGGGTCGACCAAACGCAACGCACCATGAGCACCATCGCCGTACAGCATCAAGAACAGGAGCGTGACCGCCGCGCGGGCATCATTGCTACGGTGGTCATCCACGCCATCGCATTCCTGCTCTTCCTCTTCTTCGGCCTCACGCAGCCCGATCCGCTGCCGCAGGAGGAGATGATCGAACTCGTCTTCGAGAGCGCCGGCGGACTCAGCGGCGGCGACCCGTCGCCCACGCCCGGTGCGCCGCAGGAATCGGCCGTGCCATCGCCCTCCGCGAGCGATCCGGAAGAAGTGGCCACTGAGGAAGACAGCCCCGTGGAAGCACCCAAGCCCGTAAAACCGAATCCCAAGCCGAATCCCAAGCCCGAGACCCCCAAGCCGCCCAAGCCTAATCCGAATTCGCTGTTCAACCCGAGCGGCAATCCCAGCGAGAACACCGACCCGAATCCGGGCGGCAACAACAGCAACAGCAGCAAGCCTGGCGGTGGAGGCAGCGGCGACTTCAAAGGGAGCGGCTTTGAAGGCAGGTTGGAAGGCCGCGGCCTGATGCGCGGACCGAACATCACCGACAAGCCCAGCGAGGGCGGCAAGGTGGCCTTGAACATCTGGGTGGACCGCGACGGCAAGGTGACGCGCGTATCGCAGAACCTCGATAAGAGCACCACCACGAGCTCCGTGCTGTTCAACATCGCCAAGAAGGGTGCCCTGCAATGCACCTTTTCAGCGCGTGCTGATGGCCCTGCCGAGCAGATGGGCCTGCTGGTCTTCATCTTCGAGCTGGAGTAGCGCGTCAACATCCGTGTCCATCAGCGTCCATCGGTGGTTATGCTGACCTACGCGGACACGCTGGCGTACCTCTACGCGAAGCTGCCCATGTACCAGCGCATCGGCGCGTCGGCGTACAAGGCCGATCTCAGCAACACGCATTCGCTCATGGAGGCTCTGGGCCATCCCGAGCGCGGGCTGAATTGCGTGCACGTGGCCGGCACCAACGGCAAAGGCAGCACGTGCTCTTTCATCGCCAGTGCGCTGAAGGAGGCCGGTTACAAGGTCGGCCTGCACACCTCGCCGCACCTCAAGGACTTCCGGGAACGATTCCGCGTGAACGGCGCCATGGTGAGGGAAGAGGAGGTTGTTCGCTTCGTTGAGCGGCACCGCGATGCGTTCGGGCCGATCGAGCCCTCGTTCTTCGAATGGGGCGTGGCTTTCGCACTTTGGTGGTTCCGGGAGCAGCAGGTCGATATCGCCGTAGTAGAGACGGGCATGGGCGGCCGCCTCGACAGCACCAACGTGGTGACGCCCGAGGTCAGCGTGATCACCAACATCGGTTGGGACCACATGCAGTTCCTCGGCGATACGCTCGAGAAGATCGCTGCGGAGAAAGCGGGCATCATCAAGCCGGGCATTCCTTTGGTGATCGGTGAAGCGGAAGCGGAGGTGGCGGAAGTGTTCCGTCGGAAAGCCGAAGAAGAGCGCTCCTCGATCGTGTTCGCGGATCACAGCAACCCGTTGCCCTGTGCGATCGGCCTGCATGGCGCGCACCAAGAGCGGAACGCCCGAACAGCGTTGGCAGCCATTGATGTGTTGCGCGCGCGCGGCTGGAACATCTTGAACGAAGCCGTAGCACGCGGTTTCGCGAACGTGGTGGCGAACACCGGCCTGCGCGGCCGATGGGAGGTGATCGGCCAGGCGCCGCGCACCATCGCCGATGTGGCGCATAACGTGGATGGCATGCGCGTGGTGAATGCACTGCTGGCGAGCACCGGCTTCAACCGTCTCCGGATCGTGCTGGGCATGGTGAATGACAAGGACATCGATGGCGTGCTGGACCTTTTGCCGAAGGATGCAGCCTATTACTTCTGCAAGGCTGACATCCCGCGCGGCATGGATCCGGAACAGCTGCGATCAAAGGCTCGAGCGCACGGATTGGCAGGTGTCCGGTGCGCGTCGGTTACCGATGCAGTGGCAACCGCCCGTGAATCCGCCGCACAGGACGACTTGGTGCTGGTGACCGGTAGCGTCTTCGTCGTGGCCGAAGCGCTGTGAACAGAAAAGCCTCGGCTTTCGCCAAGGCTTTCCGTGGTGGGACGTACTGGATTCGAACCAGTGACCTCATGCGTGTGAAGCATGCGCTCTAAACCAGCTGAGCTAACATCCCAATGCGATCATCGTTGGCGAGCCGGAGGCGGCAGGCGGTTTGGTGGAGGCAGCCGGATTCGAACCAGCGACCCTCTGCTTGTAAGGCAGATGCTCTGAACCAGCTGAGCTATGCCTCCATGATGCGACGACTTCCAAAGAACAAGGCCCGAATACCTAAGGGCCCGACCCGGTGAAGGGGGCGCAAATATAGCCGGACCTTTTCTTCATGGACGGCGCCACCGGCAGGAGCATGGAGCCTGCGATGGCCGGGGCTTTTCCTTTCCTTGCGGACATGCGTGCAGGAGCAGGTGCCAATCTTCCATACTGGCTCTTGACGGCGCTCCATTTGTGGCCGATCTGGGGAAGCGCCTGGTTCGTCACCGTCGATGGGCCCTGCCACCTGGCCAACGCGCGCATCCTGCTTGATCTGGTGCGCGGCGACGAGTTCACCGGCCGCTTCTTCGTCCTGCACACCTGGCCGGAGCCCTATTGGACCGGGCCGTTGATCATGGCCGCCGTTATGTCCGTGGCCCCTTCGTGGGTCGCGGAAAAGGCCGTCTTCTCGTTGGCGGTGATCGCCGTGGCGTGGAGTTACCGCAGGCTGGCGGTCTCACTGGCGCCGGAGCGTCCGTGGCTCAGCTTCTTGGGCGTGCCCTTCCTATTGCATTATGCCGTGGCCATGGGTTTCATCAATTTCAGCCTCAGCCTGCCGCTCCTGCTCATGGCGCTGCATCATGCATGGCACCGGCCTCTTGCTCCAGCACGGGGTTTCCCGGCGCAATTGGCGCTGATCCTCACCCTTCTGTTCTTCACCCATCTAACCAGCTTCATGGTCGCCGGGGCTTGCGTTGCGTTGATGCTGGTGATGCGCGATCGCGGCGAGGGGGGCAGTGGTCTGCCCGGGCTGCGGTTCGCACTCCTGGCCGCCGCGCCGGGGATCTGCCTCACGCTAACCTACTGGTTCATGCACCCGACGGCCCGTGGTGGAGCAACGTGGGTGCCTCTTGGTGATCGGTTGGCCTGGCTGGTGAAGGGCCGGGCGTACAATGCGTTGGGCGTCGACGGCGAATCCTATGCATCGGCCATGACGGCTGCGCCAGTTGCGCTCTTGGGGGCCTGGCTGCTCCTCGCTGCATGGAAGAAGGACTGGACCGTGCGCACGTGGCTGCTGCTCGCCGCGTGCGCTTTGGTCGCATTCCTTGTGCTGCCCGATGTGGCCGCTGGCGGGAGCAGCGCTTCACCGCGCGTGCTCCTCTTCTTCATGCTCTTGCTCTCGTTGGCGATCACGGCGTCCGGTGCGCACCGAACACTCGCGCTCGTCGCGGTGACCATCGTTATTGCCGGGGATATCTGGCATACCGCATTGCAGGCCCGCACCGCACGAGCGCTATCGGGCGAGGCCACGGCCTTGCTCGAGGTCGCAGCACCGATCCGTGATGCTGCTGTCGTGCTCCCCTTGAATTACAGCGGCAATTGGGTGCATAGCAACTTGAGCAGCTACATCGCGGCCACGCGCAACGCCACGGTGCTCGACAACTTCGTTGCGCTCGCGCCCTTTTCGCCCGTGCAATGGCGCCCGGAATCGATTCCGCACGGCATCGGCGATTTTGCCACGAGCAACGCGCCGTGCGTAAGGGTGCAGGAGTATGAGCGATTGACAGGTGCACCCATCACTCATGTCTTCTTCTGGAAGTCGCTGGCCGAATCACCCGATAGCTGTACCACCAGCACTTTGGAGCAGATCAGTGCTTGGCATCGAGCCGCAGAATCAGGCGACGCCCTCTTGTTCGTGGCGCCTTAAGAGCGCTTGAGGACCCGAAACCAATCCGGCGAACCGCCTTCCAGCTGTATTCGGCGTCCTTTGGGATGGCTCGCGGCCAGATTCATGCATCTCGTAAATACTTGAATATCAGATTAATGTTGCTCGTTTGGATGTAATCAAGAAATAATGTTCAACGAAAAAGTAGAAACATTAGACAACTTGTTGTTCTTTTGTCCAGTCATTAGCGCATAACACTGAACAAAATCATGTCAACCCTCGAGTTCAACCACCAGCTTCTTAGCCTGCGGCAGCAGTTGTACTACTTCGCCCTCGGCCTCACCAAGGACCGCGATAACGCGCTTGACCTGGTGCAGGAAAGCATGCTCCGGGCAATCACCTTTCGCGACAAATTCCGCGACAACACCAATTTCAAGGCGTGGGTGTACACGATCGTGAAGAACACCTTCATCAACGGTCATCGGCGCAATAAGCGTACCCGCGTGCTTTTGGACTCCGTGGAGCGTGAGCGGGAGGTGGTGAGCCGAGTGCAAACGCCTGCATCGGTTGAGGCCAATGTCAAACGCAGTGAGATCGACCGTAGCTTGGAACGCTTGGACGAGGCTTTCCGCACGCCGTTCCTCATGCATCACGAAGGCTACAAGTACCATGAGATCGCCGAGCACATGGGCATTCCCATCGGAACCGTGAAGAGCCGCATACACCAAGCACGCCAGCGATTGCAGGAGATGCTTACCGACAAGAACGTCCAGAACTGAGATGAAGCACGTTGTGGTCATCGGCTCAGGCTTTGCCGGCTTGGCGGCTGCCGCCTCGTTGGGGCGAAAGGGCTTCCGGGTGACCGTTCTCGAAAAGAACGCACAGCCCGGTGGCCGTGCGCGCACATGGAGCGAAGACGGCTTCACCTTCGACATGGGGCCCAGCTTCTATTGGATGCCCGAAGTGTTCGAGCGCTTCTTCGCTGACTTCGGCGAGCGTGTCCGCGATCACTACGACTTGATCCGGCTCGACCTTTCCTACAGTGTGGTCTTCGGGCCAGGAGAGAAATGGGCCATCCCGGCAGACCCCATCGAGCTCCGAGCCTTCTTCGAGAGCAAGGAGAGAGGTGCCGGTGCCCAGCTCGAACGTTTCCTCGCAGAGGCCAAACTGAAG of Flavobacteriales bacterium contains these proteins:
- a CDS encoding MotA/TolQ/ExbB proton channel family protein, whose translation is MHFPLFTQIEQAREVLEQTSSAGPVEPVIETISIWQLIVDGGWYIMGPLGIMSLIAIYLIIERSMAIRRALREDKDFMNKIRDYVHEGKIDSARNLCAQTSTPVARMLDKGLSRVGKPLKDIEVSIENAGKLEIYQLERGLPVMATISGAAPMLGFLGTVIGMIVTFHTMKISGAGVEISQLSGGIMQAMVTTVAGLVIGIIAYVAYNTLTARVNKVIQKMEATTIAFMDVLESPAK
- a CDS encoding biopolymer transporter ExbD, yielding MGLRSTHKVDAGFSMSSMTDLVFLLLIFFVIVSTLVSPYALPVDLPKSANKTKEKPKVAVRIDAEQHYSVNNRMIEPADLEGVLKDEMSKHPADQAVVMHVDQSVPTGITVSVLDIAKRNKWKIILATKPE
- a CDS encoding bifunctional folylpolyglutamate synthase/dihydrofolate synthase, yielding MTYADTLAYLYAKLPMYQRIGASAYKADLSNTHSLMEALGHPERGLNCVHVAGTNGKGSTCSFIASALKEAGYKVGLHTSPHLKDFRERFRVNGAMVREEEVVRFVERHRDAFGPIEPSFFEWGVAFALWWFREQQVDIAVVETGMGGRLDSTNVVTPEVSVITNIGWDHMQFLGDTLEKIAAEKAGIIKPGIPLVIGEAEAEVAEVFRRKAEEERSSIVFADHSNPLPCAIGLHGAHQERNARTALAAIDVLRARGWNILNEAVARGFANVVANTGLRGRWEVIGQAPRTIADVAHNVDGMRVVNALLASTGFNRLRIVLGMVNDKDIDGVLDLLPKDAAYYFCKADIPRGMDPEQLRSKARAHGLAGVRCASVTDAVATARESAAQDDLVLVTGSVFVVAEAL
- a CDS encoding RNA polymerase sigma factor is translated as MSTLEFNHQLLSLRQQLYYFALGLTKDRDNALDLVQESMLRAITFRDKFRDNTNFKAWVYTIVKNTFINGHRRNKRTRVLLDSVEREREVVSRVQTPASVEANVKRSEIDRSLERLDEAFRTPFLMHHEGYKYHEIAEHMGIPIGTVKSRIHQARQRLQEMLTDKNVQN